The nucleotide sequence CTCGGCCCCACGTGCGCGCTCCCACCCCCATGGCGGGATCGCCTGCGGCTGGCTAATAAAAGCCAACCCCCACCGAGGCCAACGGCTCGGAGCGGCGCCAGCCAACGACAGCGCGTACGACGCTCGCTCGCTCGCACGCGCGCGCACAGGCAAAAGACAGACGCGTCCGGGGAGAAAGCCTCCGGCCGGCCGGCCGACCGACGCTCGGGGGAGcggaggtggagggcggcggcaTGGTGGTGAGGCGGttgccggcgcggcggcggggcgtgcGGGTCGGCCCGACCAAGCTCGAGGGCCTGCCGGCCGCGTGGTCGGCCCCCGCCGTGGCCGCCGTCAAGGTCAAGTGGCCCGGCGCCGGCGGGGCGCTCTCGCAGATGCTCACGGGCCGGCGCGGCGGCCGCGGGGTCACCGCCGTCGAGcccgtcggcggcgacggcgccgtccgctgggacgccgccgccgacgccaaccGCTTCCGCGTCGACGTCGACCCCGGCGCCAGCACGACGCGCGGCGGGGCCGGCGCCGGCCGGCCGGAGCGCGGCGTCTTCTTCTCCGTCCTCTACGTGAGTGCTCCCTGCCGCTGCCACTCCGTTTCTCCCCTAATTTCGCCTAGCTCAGTTTAACAGTCCTCTAATACAATCCCTCCATTTTCTTTCCAAAGTCGCAGTTTTTCCTGCACATTTTTCATACCAACACACGATTTCCGCCGATTCTACAAACAACACACCGTTGAAAATTTCTACCTTTGCGACAGATTTACCACTACGATAATTACTATAACTCTGTTATCAAcagcagacaaacaaacaaacgaACATGGATTGTTTAGGGTGTCTAATTAACTTTACTCTATGCTCTGTCATAAACAAGCACACTTTACCAATGCGTCCAAATCTTGCAATCTTAAAAACTACACACGCGTTTGGAAAAAAAAACTACACACGCATTATTTTTCCTCAATGATAGCGTTGATGATGTATTACCATTACGTCGAGGCAAGCCTAACGCGCGGACAGCATTTCTTGTAACCCGCAAGCCTGAGACGACGACCGTAGTTTACAACGCCTCAGGTCAATGCAAACCTTTTTGCCAAGTAGCGGTCAGGAAATTCAGCATTTGGGGGAGAGAAGTCAATGGCTGCCTTACACACATGGCTCCAAAATCCATGACATAACCTAGCACTAGTGCTGGCTGGGCCAAACAAGAAGCGTTCTCCTCACTTCCTTTTCACTTCCCTGTCGGGGGAGCGATTTCGTCAAAAAAGGGGTGATAATAATGCCACCACGAGGTCTGAAACTGTGAACGGCAGCAGCACCGGGTGGGGCGGGGCCACGTAGGTCGGGCGCTCCTATTGGCCGGGCAATTAAGTTTGACTTTTGGTTAGGTTTTTGTTTTTAGGTGGCATAGCATGATCTATGACATGAGGTGTTGGGTCATGGCATTTATGCTCGAGTGTTATGGCTTAACAGTACTTACTACCGAAGATCGCTTTCGTGTACGTTAAAGATGCATTTGGTTGATAGTTGGATGGATGGCGCGTTGTGTTGTGTATCTTTCGGCGTTGATGTGCGCGTGCCTGGATCGTTGGTTGGTTGGTCTCAATGTGGTGTCACCTTTTTGCTCCGTTCCGGTTAATCGGTTGTTGGCTAAACTTGTGCATCACAAAAAAGGTTATAAGTTATAACAGTAATTAGTTAATCTCCCTAACTGTGTATTACAAGAACACCTTCTTAAAGTAAAAAATGTTGGGAGTTTCAGCTCCAATGGATCATCCCAAAGTTGGAAACTTCGTTTTAAAGCAAAAACGCAAAGGAACAACCTTTGAGGAGTGCAAGCTACTTAGTATTACATGGACAGGGAATTGTTGTTCCTTGAGGGGTGATCAACCTTTTGCCAGCCATTTGAGGATAATCAATCAATGGATCGGTCATGAAACTTACGGCGGAATCAATGGCGCCGAATCAAGGCATCTCTGCTTTCTTTAGGGGTCGTATTCATTCTCGTGTGTACGTATCATGCGTGGGCTTTCGGTCATCGGAGCTGGCAAATCTGTAACGAGAATAGCTTGCTGTTGTGGTGCAGGGATTCCAGGAACAAGGGAGGGGCAAGGACCTGGTGAGGCTGGACGAGATCGGGACAGCCATGATCAGCCTGGAGGAGTGCTGCTGGGAGATGCAgctgctgcagcagcagcagcagcagaaagtTGGGGCTCCTCTGCAGCAGCTGGTGGTTGTCCCCATCAGGGTCCGGAAGGACGGGTGGGCAAGCGATGCCATGCTCTATGTAAGCCACCAAAATATACATCCTTTGATTACATCGCACATCCTCTCCAATTCTCGGCCAATTATTTACGTACGAGTTTGGATTAGTTTAGGTTTCAGTACATGTCATGCTGGTTGCGATCTAGGGTAGGACTCCGAATCCTGCTGTGCTCCTGTGTGTTCTGGCTTATATATGCATCAATGGAGGCCTGGTTTCTGAAAGTTGTGTGCTTTTGACGAACGGCAGGTGAACGTGGAGCTGGTGGACCTGAGCGCGCCGGCGGAGGTGGAGAGGAGCGTGTCCTTCAGGGAGAAGCCGAGGGCGAACCCCACGCCGGCCCCGACGATGAGGGAGATCCACAGGGGCTCGACGTACCACGAGGTCCTTGACCTGAAGCAGCTGCTCGACCTCGCCGAGAAGCAGGGCAGGGTGGCGGTGTACCGGAACAAGCGCAACTCGGACACCAGCAGCGCCAGCAGTGGCGGCGgcatgagcagcagcagcagcaccgtcAGCCTGAGCAgcgccagcaccagcaccagcgGCGGCGCCAGCCCGGAGCCCGGGTCGACCTCCAAGCGCCGGTTCCTGCCGTGGCGGCGGCGCAGCCGGGAGTCGC is from Triticum aestivum cultivar Chinese Spring chromosome 3A, IWGSC CS RefSeq v2.1, whole genome shotgun sequence and encodes:
- the LOC123060363 gene encoding uncharacterized protein: MVVRRLPARRRGVRVGPTKLEGLPAAWSAPAVAAVKVKWPGAGGALSQMLTGRRGGRGVTAVEPVGGDGAVRWDAAADANRFRVDVDPGASTTRGGAGAGRPERGVFFSVLYGFQEQGRGKDLVRLDEIGTAMISLEECCWEMQLLQQQQQQKVGAPLQQLVVVPIRVRKDGWASDAMLYVNVELVDLSAPAEVERSVSFREKPRANPTPAPTMREIHRGSTYHEVLDLKQLLDLAEKQGRVAVYRNKRNSDTSSASSGGGMSSSSSTVSLSSASTSTSGGASPEPGSTSKRRFLPWRRRSRESLSQEMPVVKCCVGGDDEDAWEAREFTSRDSETRLRTPVFFASIDQRDDSAGGESACTALVAVLAAALHANHPLMPTRAELDALIRDGSSEWRRLCDDEAHMAQFPNRHFDLETVLAARTRPIAVEHDRAFVGFFQPESFASLSGAMSFDDIWREISAGAAARERAPGEADVYIVSWNDHFFVLKAESDCYHVVDTLGERLFEGCDKAYMLRFDATSEMRAVPSPDSSPSSGPEEEVVVATGKECCGEFIKRFLAAIPLREELHIEQSGCADAGAPHRRLQIEFHFTVLQQQQQDGGR